One Kribbella sp. NBC_00662 genomic region harbors:
- a CDS encoding helix-turn-helix domain-containing protein: MIELHLAAPPEVVNLGAGIHGVRQRRDVFRLPDLWQLHVYNYTAELTLDGTAYTVAPGYVSITPAGASVQFDYLGRSEHLYAHFRPQRTGSPSHVPAVQDAAGAAPFLSSLLRSAIESSPSGSGRTTAEVWTALWRIAELTPATTEAGHPAVAAAIAYIEANLAQPLTVPALARLAGVSHNHLTRLFQHETGQTVIAYIRTRRMNRARHLLVSSTLSIPAVAASVGIPDLQAFNKTCHRELGASPRAVRNAVAGAGAAG, translated from the coding sequence ATGATCGAGCTGCATCTGGCCGCTCCGCCCGAGGTGGTCAACCTCGGCGCGGGGATCCATGGGGTGCGCCAGCGCAGAGATGTCTTCCGCCTGCCGGACCTCTGGCAGCTGCACGTCTACAACTACACAGCCGAACTCACCCTGGACGGGACCGCCTACACCGTGGCTCCTGGCTATGTCTCCATCACACCTGCTGGGGCGTCGGTGCAGTTCGACTACCTGGGGCGCTCGGAACACCTGTACGCGCACTTCCGTCCCCAGCGCACGGGCTCGCCTTCGCATGTCCCAGCAGTCCAGGACGCGGCCGGTGCGGCGCCGTTCCTGTCCAGCCTCCTGCGGTCCGCGATCGAGTCCTCTCCGTCCGGCTCGGGTCGCACCACCGCGGAGGTCTGGACCGCACTGTGGCGCATCGCCGAGCTCACGCCGGCCACCACAGAGGCAGGGCACCCGGCCGTCGCCGCAGCCATCGCCTACATCGAGGCGAACCTCGCCCAGCCGCTGACTGTGCCCGCGTTGGCCCGGTTGGCCGGCGTCTCACACAACCACCTGACCCGCCTGTTCCAGCACGAGACCGGTCAGACCGTGATCGCCTATATCCGCACCCGCCGGATGAACCGGGCCCGCCACCTCCTGGTGTCCTCCACGCTGTCCATCCCCGCGGTGGCCGCCTCGGTGGGGATCCCAGACCTGCAGGCGTTCAACAAGACCTGTCACCGCGAGCTCGGCGCCTCACCGCGCGCCGTGCGTAATGCGGTGGCCGGGGCGGGAGCGGCGGGCTAG
- a CDS encoding phytanoyl-CoA dioxygenase family protein yields the protein MPQPHRKHLLTSVQMAHFVATGALRMDAVVPDDMNQQAIEVLKNGIPGVPYGTPLSEAFADSEFVERLVQLPEVAGAIHSLVGPEPTVDHHAVHIRKAHEGEAQNLHGDAIIDVRTDAFDVQLMYYPQDVTLEMGGTLSVPGSHLRRTNESDTGRYQNLLGQTRLVCPAGTVQFLHHGIWHGGRKNDSDIDRYMFKIRFNPTVRQVRLWNTDDLYDDAVAAELEQGFPWYENATGRLERYNRIMLWRAISGDDTYDPNYWVTRVSNRPQRVVTDRANNPHAKGKKEMV from the coding sequence ATGCCCCAGCCGCATCGCAAGCACCTGCTCACCTCGGTACAGATGGCGCATTTCGTGGCCACCGGCGCGCTCCGGATGGATGCCGTCGTACCGGACGACATGAACCAGCAGGCGATCGAGGTCCTGAAGAACGGCATCCCGGGGGTTCCGTACGGCACCCCGCTGTCGGAGGCGTTCGCGGACAGCGAGTTCGTCGAGCGACTGGTCCAGCTTCCCGAGGTCGCCGGCGCAATCCACAGCCTGGTCGGCCCCGAGCCGACCGTCGACCACCACGCCGTCCACATCCGCAAGGCGCACGAGGGCGAGGCGCAGAACCTGCACGGTGACGCGATCATCGACGTCCGCACCGACGCGTTCGACGTACAGCTCATGTACTACCCGCAGGACGTGACGCTCGAGATGGGCGGCACGCTCAGCGTTCCCGGCAGCCACCTGCGCCGGACCAACGAGTCCGACACCGGCCGCTACCAGAACCTGCTCGGCCAGACCCGCCTGGTCTGCCCGGCCGGCACCGTCCAGTTCCTGCACCACGGCATCTGGCACGGCGGCCGCAAGAACGACAGCGACATCGACCGCTACATGTTCAAGATCCGGTTCAACCCGACCGTCCGTCAGGTCCGGCTCTGGAACACCGACGACCTGTACGACGACGCCGTCGCGGCCGAGCTCGAGCAGGGCTTCCCGTGGTACGAGAACGCCACCGGGCGGCTGGAGCGGTACAACCGCATCATGCTGTGGCGCGCGATCAGTGGCGACGACACCTACGACCCGAACTACTGGGTCACCCGGGTCTCGAACCGGCCGCAGCGTGTCGTGACCGACCGCGCCAACAACCCGCACGCCAAGGGCAAGAAGGAGATGGTATGA
- a CDS encoding lactonase family protein, with translation MTSERIYVGSYTSQAGGGDGIAFGPLDGLHGIASLGTVATIADPSFLVRSADGRFLYSTDEEDNGRIAAFAIQPDGGLELLNQQPTGGVHPCHLDIDPSGRFVLSANYTSGSIAVHPINEDGSLGDTAYFLQRSGTGPNAERQEGPHAHQIAFDRAGAYVFDIDLGSDTVYTSTLTEDGQLEEVDRLHIHPGAGPRHMVFHPTAGAAYVINELDSTLTVCSYADGKLQVVQTVSTRPADSPGENYPAELLISGDGRFLYGSNRGDNTVAVFATAADGLSVELVQTIGSGGDWPRHLAFSNDGRTLYAANERSDQIATFSIDDGRLTALGEPVSWPKPVCILPV, from the coding sequence ATGACTTCTGAGCGGATCTATGTCGGGAGCTACACCAGTCAGGCCGGCGGTGGGGACGGGATCGCGTTCGGGCCGCTGGACGGGCTGCATGGGATTGCCAGCTTGGGGACGGTGGCGACGATCGCCGACCCGTCGTTCCTGGTCAGGTCCGCGGACGGGCGGTTCCTCTACTCGACCGACGAGGAGGACAACGGCCGGATCGCCGCCTTCGCGATCCAGCCGGACGGCGGCCTCGAGCTGCTCAACCAGCAGCCGACCGGCGGCGTGCACCCCTGCCACCTGGACATCGACCCGTCCGGCCGGTTCGTGCTGTCGGCCAACTACACGTCCGGGTCGATCGCCGTACACCCGATCAACGAGGACGGCTCGCTCGGCGACACCGCGTACTTCCTCCAGCGCTCCGGGACCGGACCGAACGCCGAGCGCCAGGAGGGGCCGCACGCGCACCAGATCGCGTTCGACCGTGCCGGCGCCTATGTGTTCGACATCGACCTCGGGTCCGACACCGTCTACACGTCCACGCTGACCGAGGACGGACAGCTGGAGGAGGTCGACCGGCTGCACATCCACCCCGGCGCCGGACCGCGGCACATGGTGTTCCACCCGACGGCGGGCGCGGCGTACGTGATCAACGAGCTCGACTCGACACTGACCGTGTGCAGCTACGCCGACGGGAAGCTACAGGTCGTGCAGACCGTCTCGACCCGGCCGGCCGACTCGCCGGGGGAGAACTACCCGGCCGAGCTGCTGATCTCCGGCGACGGCCGGTTCCTCTACGGCTCGAACCGCGGCGACAACACCGTCGCGGTCTTCGCGACGGCAGCCGACGGCCTGTCCGTGGAACTGGTGCAGACCATCGGCTCCGGCGGCGACTGGCCGCGACACCTTGCCTTCAGCAACGACGGACGGACCCTGTACGCCGCCAACGAGCGCTCCGACCAGATCGCGACGTTCAGCATCGACGACGGCCGGCTGACCGCTCTGGGTGAGCCGGTCAGCTGGCCGAAGCCGGTCTGCATCCTGCCCGTCTGA
- a CDS encoding GNAT family N-acetyltransferase: MIDTLDRDAALAIGPELGEVFAAAFGAYGEEPADPDRFATEQLPTHADREDFRLVTAQVNGRVVGFAYGFTGRRGQWWPDRIAEAVSAELADEWIGGHFEVVELAVHPDAQRNGLGAALMTALMSGLPHDKALLTTYSDDRPAPRLYRRLGWQVLVPDLGWGSALYGLDRECPSPDDLAR, encoded by the coding sequence GTGATCGATACCCTCGACCGAGATGCAGCTCTCGCCATCGGCCCGGAGCTCGGCGAGGTGTTCGCCGCCGCCTTCGGAGCGTACGGCGAGGAGCCTGCCGACCCCGACCGGTTCGCGACCGAGCAGCTCCCGACGCACGCGGATCGCGAGGACTTCAGACTGGTCACCGCGCAGGTGAACGGACGGGTGGTGGGATTCGCCTATGGGTTCACCGGGCGACGCGGGCAGTGGTGGCCGGATCGGATCGCCGAGGCCGTGTCCGCCGAGCTGGCCGACGAATGGATCGGCGGGCACTTCGAGGTGGTCGAGCTCGCCGTCCACCCCGATGCCCAGCGCAACGGTCTCGGCGCCGCGCTGATGACTGCGTTGATGTCCGGTCTGCCACATGACAAAGCGTTGCTGACGACGTACTCCGATGACCGTCCGGCACCGCGGCTGTACCGACGGTTGGGATGGCAGGTGCTCGTCCCCGACCTCGGCTGGGGCTCGGCGCTCTACGGTTTGGACAGGGAGTGCCCGTCGCCCGATGACCTGGCAAGGTAG
- a CDS encoding arylamine N-acetyltransferase, whose amino-acid sequence MDTTAFLQRIGVSEYDGPPRLEALTRLHEAFVDQVPYESIQYQLTPGGPLAPEDAAKRMIAREAGGYCFQLNGSFALLLTELGYRVEMHRGGVQTANRPGGVDGSHMVLTVTGLIEDPDRVWLVDVGLGDGLRHPMPLEVGEVHQHPFTLRLRPSELTDGWRLDHDPRANLIGMDFESAPVGLDAFTAQHARLSTDPTSPFVRLASAFRRTPKSVVVLRSIGLSETSADQVDNTLLETPTAYFTALADVFHLPLPHYTQPARDRLWRRVWSQYEDFLARTTPS is encoded by the coding sequence ATGGATACCACGGCGTTCCTCCAGCGGATCGGGGTCAGCGAGTACGACGGTCCGCCGCGGCTGGAGGCGTTGACGCGACTGCACGAGGCGTTCGTCGACCAGGTGCCGTACGAGTCCATCCAGTACCAGCTGACGCCGGGCGGTCCGCTGGCCCCGGAAGACGCGGCGAAGCGGATGATCGCGCGGGAGGCCGGCGGGTACTGCTTCCAGTTGAACGGGTCGTTCGCACTGCTACTGACAGAGCTCGGGTACCGCGTGGAGATGCACCGCGGCGGCGTACAGACAGCCAACCGCCCGGGCGGCGTCGATGGCAGTCACATGGTCCTCACCGTCACCGGTCTGATCGAGGATCCGGACCGCGTCTGGCTGGTCGACGTGGGTCTCGGCGACGGTCTGCGTCACCCGATGCCGCTCGAGGTCGGCGAGGTCCACCAGCACCCGTTCACGCTGCGCCTCCGCCCGTCGGAGCTGACCGACGGCTGGCGCCTCGACCACGATCCCCGCGCAAACCTCATCGGCATGGACTTCGAGTCGGCACCCGTCGGCCTCGACGCCTTCACCGCCCAGCACGCCCGCTTGTCGACGGACCCCACGTCCCCCTTCGTACGACTCGCCTCCGCGTTCCGCCGTACGCCGAAGTCCGTCGTCGTACTCCGCTCCATCGGCCTGAGCGAAACCTCCGCCGACCAAGTCGACAACACCCTCCTCGAAACCCCCACCGCCTACTTCACCGCCCTGGCCGACGTCTTCCACCTCCCCCTCCCCCACTACACCCAGCCCGCCCGCGACCGACTCTGGCGCCGGGTGTGGTCGCAGTACGAAGACTTCCTCGCTCGGACTACTCCGTCGTGA
- a CDS encoding NADH-quinone oxidoreductase subunit N, with protein sequence MTLTWTDWQAIAVPLVLAIGAVAVLLIDSFWKSATAELRHTVVTLLTSAVILFGLVFAWAQRGGFKPAFCRPAVEGPAECSFVFEPLTAGLWAVLLVGGLGVVGLSTYRLLASDVPIGEYHFLLLSALTGATVLAGARDLATLVIALEVVSLPSFAMVGLRRDRRGAEGAMKAFLVSVLSTAVMLFGVSYLYGVTGSLYLTTIANRLNGLDPDLRRVAFAAGLFVIVGFAFKIAAVPFHAWLPDTYVGAPIEVTTFLAVVSKSAGVAGLLVLVTAGIAPDGSHLRTVIAILAALTMTVGNLAALRQVEAVRLLAWSSIGQVGFLLAPLAVGDAQAVVGYLAAYVVVTLGAFGAVAVVQRHRPGGLLTDYRGMVRSEPGLAAALIFFLVVLAGLPPGLAGLFTKFAAFQAVIDAHLGWLAIVMAINVMIGLAVYLRWIAELFRLPADDPFSVDIETPAVAMISLFAALTAVLSVLPSILFALAT encoded by the coding sequence ATGACGCTGACGTGGACCGATTGGCAGGCGATCGCCGTACCGCTGGTGCTGGCGATCGGTGCGGTTGCGGTGTTGCTGATCGACAGCTTCTGGAAGAGCGCTACGGCTGAGCTTCGCCATACCGTCGTCACGCTGCTGACGAGTGCGGTGATCCTGTTCGGGCTCGTGTTCGCGTGGGCGCAGCGGGGTGGGTTCAAACCCGCGTTCTGCCGGCCGGCGGTCGAGGGGCCGGCGGAGTGCAGTTTCGTGTTCGAGCCGTTGACGGCCGGGTTGTGGGCGGTGCTGCTGGTCGGCGGACTCGGCGTGGTGGGCTTGTCGACGTACCGGCTGTTGGCCTCGGATGTGCCGATCGGGGAGTACCACTTCCTGCTGCTGAGCGCGCTGACCGGCGCGACTGTGCTGGCTGGCGCGCGGGATCTCGCGACGCTGGTGATCGCGCTCGAGGTGGTGTCGCTGCCGAGCTTCGCGATGGTCGGGCTGCGGCGGGACCGGCGCGGGGCCGAGGGCGCGATGAAGGCGTTCCTGGTGTCGGTGCTGTCGACGGCGGTGATGCTGTTCGGCGTGTCCTACTTGTACGGCGTGACCGGCTCGCTGTACCTGACCACGATCGCGAACCGGCTGAACGGTCTCGACCCGGACCTCCGGCGGGTGGCGTTCGCGGCCGGGCTGTTCGTGATCGTCGGGTTCGCGTTCAAGATCGCGGCGGTGCCGTTCCACGCATGGTTACCGGACACGTACGTCGGGGCGCCGATCGAGGTCACCACATTCCTCGCGGTCGTCTCGAAGTCGGCCGGGGTCGCTGGACTGCTCGTGCTGGTGACGGCCGGGATCGCGCCGGACGGATCGCACCTGCGGACGGTGATCGCGATCCTCGCGGCCCTGACGATGACGGTCGGCAACCTGGCCGCGCTGCGTCAGGTCGAGGCGGTCCGGCTGCTCGCGTGGTCGTCGATCGGGCAGGTCGGATTCCTGCTCGCACCGTTGGCCGTCGGCGATGCGCAGGCGGTCGTCGGGTACCTGGCGGCGTACGTCGTGGTGACGCTCGGGGCCTTCGGGGCGGTCGCCGTCGTACAGCGTCACCGCCCTGGCGGGCTGCTGACCGACTACCGCGGGATGGTCCGCTCCGAGCCCGGTCTCGCTGCGGCGCTCATCTTCTTCCTGGTCGTCCTGGCCGGCCTGCCGCCGGGGCTCGCGGGCCTGTTCACGAAGTTCGCCGCCTTCCAGGCGGTCATCGATGCACACCTCGGCTGGCTGGCGATCGTGATGGCGATCAACGTGATGATCGGCCTCGCCGTCTACCTCCGCTGGATCGCCGAACTCTTCCGCCTCCCCGCCGACGACCCGTTCTCGGTCGACATCGAGACCCCCGCCGTGGCCATGATCTCCCTCTTCGCCGCCCTCACCGCGGTCCTCTCGGTCCTCCCCAGCATCCTGTTCGCCCTCGCCACCTGA